A stretch of Aerococcaceae bacterium zg-252 DNA encodes these proteins:
- a CDS encoding tRNA (adenine(22)-N(1))-methyltransferase TrmK yields MNSEKLSTRLARVADYLIEYANEPLRLADIGSDHAYLPCYLGLNNHLEFAIAGEVVDGPFQSAKTEVAIRQLTDIISVRKGDGLAVVTSEDKLNAISICGMGGSLIRDILAKNETLLTPGILVVLQPNMASFQLRQWLNQHQFELLTETVVTDNQRQYEIIVARKVEQAVAPLSREALQFGPYNLQQPTSAFFDKWQSELAVLQNVRQQLEKTVDATHEKAQAIREQIEAIEQVLSRK; encoded by the coding sequence ATGAATTCAGAAAAATTATCGACACGCTTGGCACGTGTTGCCGACTATTTAATCGAGTATGCAAACGAGCCACTGCGTTTAGCAGATATTGGCAGTGACCATGCGTATTTGCCTTGTTATTTAGGATTAAATAATCATTTAGAATTTGCGATTGCAGGCGAAGTAGTTGACGGGCCATTTCAATCAGCTAAGACGGAAGTAGCAATACGTCAATTAACGGATATTATTTCCGTACGCAAAGGGGACGGACTGGCAGTTGTCACATCAGAAGATAAACTCAATGCTATCAGTATTTGTGGCATGGGTGGTTCTTTAATCCGTGATATTTTAGCTAAAAATGAAACATTATTAACACCAGGTATTCTAGTTGTTTTGCAGCCAAATATGGCAAGTTTTCAATTGCGTCAATGGCTCAATCAGCATCAATTTGAATTGTTAACTGAAACAGTCGTCACTGACAATCAGCGTCAATATGAAATTATTGTGGCAAGGAAAGTTGAACAGGCTGTTGCCCCATTATCAAGAGAGGCACTTCAATTTGGGCCATATAATTTGCAACAACCAACGTCTGCTTTCTTTGATAAATGGCAAAGTGAATTAGCAGTGCTGCAAAATGTTCGTCAGCAATTAGAAAAAACAGTAGATGCAACTCACGAGAAAGCACAAGCTATTCGTGAACAAATCGAAGCAATTGAACAAGTGCTAAGTCGTAAGTAA
- the rsmD gene encoding 16S rRNA (guanine(966)-N(2))-methyltransferase RsmD, whose product MRVVAGKYGSRPLKAVPGNNTRPTTDKIKESLFSMLGGFFDGGKVLDLYGGTGGLAIEAVSRGMDEAYICEQYRPALKVIAENIAMTKESERFTVLAGNNRQQLAQLNAISFDLVLIDPPYKKQMIEEDIEWLVQHQLITEDTIILCETDDTTVLPEQLLNWYKAKFKTYGSTHIHLYQYDDTLND is encoded by the coding sequence ATGAGAGTAGTAGCAGGAAAGTATGGAAGTCGACCCTTAAAAGCAGTACCGGGTAATAATACACGTCCGACAACCGATAAAATTAAAGAAAGTCTGTTTAGTATGTTAGGTGGCTTTTTTGACGGGGGTAAGGTATTGGATTTATATGGTGGTACAGGTGGCTTAGCGATTGAAGCTGTATCACGAGGTATGGACGAAGCGTATATTTGTGAGCAGTATCGTCCAGCATTAAAAGTAATTGCCGAAAATATTGCGATGACAAAGGAATCCGAGCGTTTTACGGTGTTGGCAGGGAATAATCGACAACAATTAGCCCAATTAAATGCGATTAGCTTTGATTTAGTGCTGATTGACCCACCGTATAAAAAGCAGATGATTGAAGAAGATATTGAGTGGTTGGTACAACATCAACTTATAACAGAAGACACGATTATTTTGTGTGAAACTGATGATACGACAGTATTGCCGGAACAACTACTCAATTGGTATAAGGCAAAATTTAAAACTTATGGTAGTACGCATATACACTTGTATCAGTATGATGATACATTGAATGATTAA
- a CDS encoding BMP family protein, which yields MKKFVSLASTALVLGSVAVPVLAQAEEDFSVVMVTDTGGVDDKSFNQGAWEGLTAFGEENGLEKGKGYHYLQSASDSDYVTNLELAVAGNFDVTFGIGYKLAEAIQQVAEANPERHFAIVDSMVDLPNVASIGFKDHEASFLAGVAAAKTTKTNKIGFIGGIKGEVIDRFEAGFVAGVKAVNPDIKVEVQYADSFSDAAKGKQLASAMYANDIDVVFHAAGGVGEGVFTEAKDIVKNDPTREIWVVGVDRDQDAEGIVEVEGKERHLTLTSTLKGVGAAVKKVSEDAKAGNFKAGVTTFGLEDNGVGLSDGQLTDDVKAAVAEFKEKIIKGEIEVPEKP from the coding sequence ATGAAAAAGTTTGTAAGTTTAGCGTCAACAGCGTTAGTATTAGGTTCAGTAGCAGTGCCAGTATTGGCTCAAGCAGAAGAGGATTTTTCAGTTGTTATGGTTACCGACACTGGTGGTGTAGATGATAAATCATTTAACCAAGGTGCTTGGGAAGGATTAACAGCTTTCGGTGAAGAAAATGGCTTAGAAAAAGGAAAAGGATACCACTACTTACAATCTGCAAGTGATTCTGATTATGTTACAAACTTAGAATTAGCAGTTGCAGGTAACTTTGATGTGACATTCGGTATTGGTTACAAATTAGCAGAAGCAATTCAACAAGTAGCTGAAGCAAACCCTGAACGTCATTTTGCAATTGTAGACTCTATGGTTGATTTACCAAACGTTGCGTCAATCGGATTTAAAGATCACGAAGCATCATTCTTAGCAGGGGTAGCAGCTGCTAAAACAACTAAAACAAATAAAATTGGTTTCATCGGTGGTATTAAAGGTGAAGTTATCGACCGTTTTGAAGCTGGTTTCGTAGCTGGTGTTAAAGCAGTTAACCCAGATATCAAAGTAGAAGTTCAATATGCAGACAGTTTCTCAGATGCTGCTAAAGGTAAACAATTAGCATCAGCAATGTATGCAAATGATATTGATGTTGTATTCCATGCAGCTGGTGGTGTAGGTGAAGGAGTCTTCACTGAAGCTAAAGACATCGTGAAAAACGATCCAACTCGTGAGATTTGGGTAGTTGGTGTTGACCGTGACCAAGATGCTGAAGGTATTGTTGAAGTAGAAGGCAAAGAACGTCACTTAACATTAACTTCTACATTAAAAGGTGTAGGTGCAGCCGTTAAGAAAGTATCAGAAGATGCTAAAGCAGGTAACTTTAAAGCAGGTGTGACAACATTCGGTTTAGAAGATAACGGTGTTGGTTTATCTGACGGTCAATTAACAGATGATGTAAAAGCAGCAGTTGCTGAATTTAAAGAAAAAATCATCAAGGGCGAAATCGAAGTACCAGAAAAACCATAA
- the pepT gene encoding peptidase T, translating to MPNLFNQTRDRLIRYAKINTRSDVNNKAIPSTAIQFDLLNLLVDELKELGMQDVVLNPVNAFVTATLPANTDADVPSMGFIAHVDTADFNSENVQPQIIENYDGGDIVLNAEQNIVMTTADFPNLTQYKGQTLITTDGTTLLGADDKSGIAEIMTAMEYLIAHPEIKHGEVKVAFGPDEEVGRGADHFDVEGFATDFAYTMDGGPVGELEYESFNAACLNLRITGKNIHPGTAKGKMINAITVANQFISKLPEKEAPEFTDGREGFYHVNEINGSVDEAYVSLIIRDFDRTDFEARKAFAMQAVKEVNALYPYEVIEPELFDQYYNMAEVIEKDMRSVDLAKAAMELLDIPVDIKPIRGGTDGSKISFMGIPTPNIFAGGENMHGRYEFVAVESMVKATEVIVKIVELAAK from the coding sequence ATGCCAAATTTATTTAACCAAACAAGAGACCGTTTAATTCGCTATGCGAAAATTAACACACGTTCTGACGTCAATAATAAAGCTATTCCGTCAACAGCAATCCAATTTGATTTATTGAATTTATTAGTTGACGAATTAAAGGAATTAGGAATGCAAGATGTTGTCTTAAATCCTGTAAATGCGTTTGTAACGGCGACATTGCCTGCTAATACTGACGCTGATGTACCAAGCATGGGATTTATTGCACATGTTGATACGGCTGATTTTAATTCAGAGAATGTACAACCACAAATCATTGAAAATTATGACGGTGGTGATATTGTGTTGAATGCTGAGCAAAATATTGTGATGACAACAGCTGATTTTCCTAATTTAACTCAATATAAAGGACAAACTTTAATTACAACAGACGGTACAACTTTATTAGGTGCTGATGACAAGTCAGGAATTGCTGAAATTATGACGGCAATGGAATATTTAATTGCACACCCTGAAATTAAGCATGGTGAAGTAAAAGTTGCCTTTGGTCCAGATGAAGAAGTAGGACGTGGAGCTGACCATTTTGATGTTGAAGGTTTTGCGACAGACTTTGCCTATACAATGGACGGTGGACCAGTTGGGGAATTAGAATACGAAAGTTTTAATGCGGCGTGCTTGAATTTGCGTATTACAGGTAAAAATATTCACCCAGGAACTGCAAAAGGGAAAATGATTAATGCGATTACAGTTGCGAATCAATTTATTTCAAAATTACCAGAAAAAGAAGCACCTGAATTTACAGATGGTCGTGAGGGCTTTTACCATGTTAATGAAATCAATGGTTCAGTTGATGAAGCGTATGTATCATTAATTATCCGTGATTTTGACCGTACTGATTTTGAGGCACGTAAAGCATTTGCTATGCAAGCAGTTAAAGAAGTGAATGCTTTGTATCCGTATGAAGTGATTGAACCAGAATTATTTGACCAATATTACAATATGGCAGAAGTCATTGAAAAAGATATGCGTTCAGTTGATTTAGCGAAAGCAGCAATGGAATTATTGGATATTCCAGTCGATATTAAACCAATTCGTGGTGGTACTGACGGATCTAAAATTAGTTTTATGGGTATTCCAACACCAAATATTTTTGCTGGTGGCGAAAATATGCATGGACGTTATGAATTTGTTGCCGTTGAATCAATGGTGAAAGCAACTGAAGTGATTGTGAAAATTGTTGAATTAGCCGCGAAATAA
- a CDS encoding cold-shock protein: MEQGTVKWFNSEKGFGFIEREGAADVFVHFSAIQGDGYKTLEEGQAVSFEVEEGARGPQAANVVKA; encoded by the coding sequence ATGGAACAAGGTACAGTAAAATGGTTTAATTCAGAAAAAGGTTTCGGATTTATTGAAAGAGAAGGAGCAGCAGATGTGTTCGTTCATTTTTCAGCAATCCAAGGCGACGGTTACAAAACTTTAGAAGAGGGACAAGCAGTTTCTTTCGAAGTTGAAGAAGGCGCTCGTGGACCTCAAGCTGCGAATGTGGTTAAAGCTTAA
- a CDS encoding Nif3-like dinuclear metal center hexameric protein, producing MTTITFQILIDYLNDLYPPHLAEDWDQVGLHFGNPQAPVKRILTTLDVRDAVVDEAIEQGIDTIIVHHPILFHGIKRFDLSDAQTRVYAKLIKHDIKVFAMHTNHDIQWNGMNDWLCEELGLENIRPLERPEDHDNPGLGRIGELPQPVSRDSLLELLKTTYGRTQFPVIETTPKAMYQRIALIGGAGSSYAHLAAKLEADVYLTGDITYHAAQACEQLPLMTVDVGHYTEVVFAKKMAALLNAAAEQNQWKIEAKPTTININPFKYE from the coding sequence ATGACAACTATAACATTTCAAATATTGATTGATTATTTGAATGATTTATATCCACCACATTTGGCAGAAGATTGGGATCAAGTCGGATTACATTTTGGAAATCCACAAGCACCAGTCAAACGAATTTTAACGACTTTAGATGTGCGAGATGCTGTGGTAGATGAAGCAATTGAACAAGGCATTGATACCATTATTGTGCATCACCCTATTTTATTTCATGGCATCAAACGCTTTGATTTATCCGACGCTCAAACGCGAGTGTATGCGAAATTAATTAAGCATGATATTAAAGTCTTTGCAATGCACACCAACCATGATATTCAGTGGAATGGTATGAATGATTGGTTATGTGAAGAATTAGGTTTAGAAAATATTCGTCCATTAGAGCGACCAGAAGACCATGACAATCCAGGACTTGGTCGTATTGGAGAGTTGCCACAACCTGTAAGTCGTGATTCCTTGTTAGAATTATTGAAGACAACATACGGACGCACGCAATTTCCAGTTATTGAAACGACACCGAAAGCGATGTATCAACGCATTGCCTTAATCGGTGGTGCTGGCTCTAGTTATGCACATTTAGCAGCTAAATTAGAAGCAGATGTCTATTTAACGGGGGATATTACTTATCATGCAGCCCAAGCATGTGAACAATTGCCATTGATGACGGTAGACGTAGGACATTATACGGAAGTTGTCTTCGCTAAGAAAATGGCAGCCTTATTGAATGCTGCTGCTGAGCAAAATCAATGGAAAATCGAAGCGAAACCGACAACGATTAACATTAACCCATTCAAATACGAATAA
- the coaD gene encoding pantetheine-phosphate adenylyltransferase, with the protein MKKRIGIFPGSFDPLTYGHLDLIERSSQLFDELIVLVAVNTSKKALFAPEEKVALVQAVVKDLPNVTVESFSDGLVATYYQEKNASALIRGVRNALDFEYESNISIINRKQYEDLETILMYANEEYRYLSSSLIKEIAYFKGDISDMVPPIVRQAIEEKYQQMER; encoded by the coding sequence ATGAAAAAACGTATTGGAATCTTTCCAGGTAGTTTTGACCCATTAACTTATGGGCATTTGGATTTAATTGAACGTAGCAGTCAATTATTTGATGAATTGATTGTTTTAGTGGCTGTTAATACGAGTAAAAAGGCATTGTTTGCACCGGAAGAAAAGGTTGCCTTAGTTCAAGCAGTGGTCAAGGATTTACCAAATGTTACGGTTGAATCTTTTTCAGACGGACTGGTCGCAACGTATTATCAAGAAAAAAATGCGTCTGCCTTAATTCGTGGGGTGCGTAATGCCCTTGATTTTGAATATGAAAGCAATATTTCGATTATTAATCGCAAACAATATGAGGACCTAGAAACGATTTTAATGTATGCGAATGAAGAATATCGTTATTTGAGTTCGAGTTTGATTAAAGAAATTGCGTATTTTAAAGGGGATATTAGTGATATGGTACCACCGATTGTGCGTCAAGCGATTGAAGAAAAGTACCAGCAAATGGAGCGTTAG